The proteins below come from a single Mesobacillus jeotgali genomic window:
- a CDS encoding sugar-binding transcriptional regulator: MDFSLIDIQKRILPDLLQVMQKRYLILQYINVMQPVGRRNLSVSLNLTERVLRSEVEFLKDQNLILMSGQGMTLTQEGKDILESLERVMRDIMGINTLERQLQERMGIRKVIVVPGDSDRSPWVKSELGRATANCMKDLLQSKNIIAVTGGSTMAAVADMLTPDFGEKDLLFVPARGGIGEDVKNQANTICAIMADNTNSRHRVFYVPDQVSTEVYKSFIKEPLIYEVWNLVKSASMVLHGIGDAITMAERRNTSPEDLHKILNGNAVGEAFGYYFNEAGEIVHKVLTIGLQMDDLKNVGDVIAVAGGESKAKAIRAYMKQAPSSTILITDEGAAKTLLQG, encoded by the coding sequence ATGGACTTTTCGCTCATTGATATTCAAAAAAGAATATTGCCCGATTTATTGCAAGTTATGCAAAAACGATACCTCATCCTCCAGTACATAAACGTGATGCAGCCAGTTGGCAGGAGAAACCTATCAGTCAGCCTGAACTTGACCGAACGGGTTTTGCGTTCTGAGGTGGAGTTTTTGAAGGACCAGAATCTGATCTTGATGTCAGGTCAAGGAATGACACTGACTCAAGAGGGAAAAGATATACTGGAAAGTCTTGAAAGAGTAATGCGGGACATTATGGGTATAAACACATTAGAGCGTCAGCTTCAGGAGCGCATGGGCATCCGGAAAGTGATTGTTGTCCCGGGGGACAGCGACCGGTCGCCTTGGGTGAAAAGTGAGCTGGGGCGCGCTACAGCCAATTGCATGAAGGATCTTCTTCAAAGCAAAAATATAATTGCTGTGACCGGGGGATCGACAATGGCGGCTGTTGCGGATATGTTGACACCCGACTTCGGCGAGAAGGACCTGCTGTTTGTGCCGGCAAGAGGCGGGATTGGTGAAGACGTCAAGAATCAGGCAAACACAATTTGCGCCATCATGGCCGATAACACGAATTCGCGGCACCGGGTATTCTACGTACCCGATCAGGTCAGCACTGAGGTATATAAGTCCTTCATCAAAGAACCGCTGATTTATGAGGTTTGGAATTTAGTTAAATCAGCAAGCATGGTTTTACATGGTATTGGAGACGCTATTACAATGGCGGAACGTCGCAATACCAGCCCGGAGGATCTACATAAGATTCTCAATGGAAATGCAGTTGGCGAGGCTTTCGGCTACTATTTCAACGAAGCCGGGGAAATCGTCCACAAAGTGCTGACGATCGGTCTCCAAATGGACGATCTCAAAAATGTAGGGGATGTCATTGCTGTTGCCGGCGGAGAATCAAAGGCAAAGGCGATCAGAGCCTATATGAAGCAGGCACCTTCCTCAACGATCCTGATCACGGATGAGGGCGCCGCTAAAACATTGTTACAAGGGTAA